From a single Desulfatirhabdium butyrativorans DSM 18734 genomic region:
- the phoU gene encoding phosphate signaling complex protein PhoU has translation MTRHFLKELEKIKKMILTLGAQVEEQVQLAVQAITQTDARLAEKIIRTDHEIDDMEVEVEEECLKVLALHQPVAIDLRFLVAVIKINNDLERIGDEAVNIAQRVEAISRKKGIAFTFDYSMMATKAEFMLKKSLDALVNMDIDLAYKVLILDDEVDAIKRLAYDRIKEAMRIHPDHVGYLINLLLVSRHIERIADHSTNIAEEVIYLIDGEIVRHEMGKEEKLARTALANAQAGAVPG, from the coding sequence ATGACCCGACATTTTTTGAAGGAACTCGAGAAGATCAAGAAGATGATCCTGACGCTGGGTGCGCAGGTGGAAGAGCAGGTGCAGCTTGCGGTCCAGGCCATCACCCAGACCGACGCGCGTCTGGCGGAAAAAATCATTCGAACCGATCATGAAATCGATGACATGGAAGTCGAAGTGGAAGAGGAATGCCTCAAGGTGCTGGCCCTGCACCAGCCGGTGGCCATCGATCTGCGGTTTCTGGTGGCCGTCATCAAGATCAACAACGATCTGGAGCGCATCGGGGATGAAGCGGTCAACATCGCCCAGCGGGTGGAGGCGATCAGCCGGAAAAAAGGCATTGCATTTACCTTCGATTACTCCATGATGGCGACCAAGGCCGAATTCATGCTGAAGAAAAGCCTCGATGCCCTGGTCAACATGGATATCGATCTGGCCTACAAGGTGCTGATCCTCGACGACGAAGTCGATGCCATCAAGCGGCTGGCCTACGACAGGATCAAGGAAGCCATGCGCATCCATCCGGATCATGTCGGCTATCTGATCAACCTGCTGCTCGTATCCCGGCACATCGAGCGGATCGCCGATCATTCCACGAACATTGCAGAGGAAGTCATCTACCTCATTGACGGGGAGATTGTGCGACACGAGATGGGCAAGGAAGAAAAGCTGGCGAGAACCGCCCTTGCGAATGCACAAGCGGGAGCGGTTCCCGGCTGA
- the tsf gene encoding translation elongation factor Ts, whose protein sequence is MSEISASQVKELREKTGAGMMDCKQALKENDGDMSKAIDYLRKKGLATAAKRAGRATTEGVIQTYIHHDGKLGAMVEIDCETDFVAKSPDFIEFSKGVAMHVAARSPISVSADGIPKEIIEKEMEIYREQVRAMGKPEKMIDKIAEGKLSKFYKESCLLEQEYVQDPNVTIQDLLNGLIAKIGENITIKRFARFKIGE, encoded by the coding sequence ATGAGTGAGATCAGTGCTTCACAGGTAAAGGAGCTCCGGGAAAAAACCGGGGCAGGGATGATGGATTGCAAACAGGCCTTGAAGGAAAATGACGGGGATATGTCGAAGGCCATCGACTATCTTCGGAAAAAAGGCCTTGCGACTGCGGCCAAACGGGCCGGAAGGGCGACGACCGAGGGCGTGATCCAGACATACATCCATCACGATGGGAAGCTGGGTGCGATGGTCGAAATCGACTGCGAAACCGATTTTGTCGCCAAGAGCCCGGATTTTATCGAATTTTCAAAAGGAGTTGCCATGCATGTGGCGGCCCGGAGCCCCATCAGCGTCAGCGCAGACGGTATCCCGAAGGAAATCATCGAAAAAGAGATGGAAATCTATCGGGAACAGGTCCGGGCGATGGGGAAACCCGAGAAGATGATCGACAAGATTGCGGAAGGCAAACTCTCGAAATTTTACAAGGAAAGCTGTTTGCTGGAGCAGGAGTACGTTCAGGACCCCAATGTCACCATTCAGGATCTGCTGAACGGTCTGATCGCCAAAATCGGAGAAAACATCACGATCAAACGTTTCGCTCGATTCAAGATAGGGGAATGA
- the prfA gene encoding peptide chain release factor 1: MFDKLKGVEKRFLEIEQTISDPKIVQDRERYQKYLREHAELSPIVELVREYRRIRKDLDESHELLRESEPDIRLMAREEIERLERERERMETELKKRLLPKDPNDAKNIILEIRAGTGGEEAGLFAGDLFRMYSRFAERRNWKVEILTQHVTGIGAIKEIVALIQGQGAYSLLKYESGIHRVQRVPETEAQGRIHTSAVTVAVLPEAEEVDVSIDPGDIRIDVYRSSGPGGQHVNTTDSAIRITHLPTGLVVTCQDEKSQFKNKAKAMTVLRARLYDKMVSEQDEKRSLERKLQVGSGDRSGRIRTYNFPQGRVTDHRIGLTLYRLESVLQGDLDEIIDALIAHYQTQMLQQNGTTTEQLFA; this comes from the coding sequence ATGTTCGACAAACTGAAGGGCGTTGAAAAACGATTTCTCGAAATCGAGCAAACGATCAGCGATCCAAAAATCGTTCAGGATCGGGAACGCTATCAGAAGTATCTTCGTGAACATGCGGAACTCTCTCCCATCGTGGAACTTGTCCGGGAATACAGGCGCATCCGGAAAGACCTCGATGAAAGCCATGAACTCCTGAGGGAATCCGAACCGGACATCCGGCTGATGGCCAGGGAGGAAATCGAACGGCTCGAGCGGGAGCGGGAGCGGATGGAAACGGAGCTCAAAAAACGCCTTCTTCCCAAAGATCCCAACGATGCCAAGAATATTATCCTGGAAATCCGGGCAGGAACGGGAGGGGAGGAAGCCGGACTGTTTGCCGGCGATCTGTTCCGGATGTACAGCCGTTTTGCCGAAAGGCGCAACTGGAAGGTTGAAATCCTGACCCAGCATGTGACGGGCATTGGGGCCATCAAGGAAATCGTTGCCCTGATCCAGGGGCAGGGTGCCTACAGTCTGCTGAAATATGAGAGCGGTATCCACCGGGTGCAGCGGGTCCCGGAAACCGAGGCGCAGGGCCGGATACATACTTCCGCGGTGACGGTGGCCGTGCTGCCCGAGGCGGAGGAGGTCGATGTCAGCATCGATCCGGGAGATATCCGGATCGATGTCTATCGGTCTTCGGGCCCGGGTGGGCAGCATGTGAATACCACGGATTCAGCCATTCGGATCACCCATCTGCCGACCGGGCTGGTGGTCACCTGCCAGGATGAAAAATCCCAATTCAAGAACAAAGCCAAGGCCATGACGGTGCTCAGGGCCAGGCTATACGACAAGATGGTGAGCGAGCAGGATGAAAAACGTTCGCTGGAGCGAAAGCTTCAGGTAGGCAGCGGGGATCGCAGCGGACGGATCCGTACCTATAATTTCCCCCAGGGGCGGGTGACGGATCATCGCATCGGGTTGACCCTTTATCGACTCGAAAGCGTTCTGCAGGGGGACCTGGATGAAATCATTGATGCCTTGATCGCACACTACCAGACACAGATGCTGCAACAGAATGGCACAACAACAGAGCAACTGTTCGCTTGA
- the prmC gene encoding peptide chain release factor N(5)-glutamine methyltransferase has protein sequence MAQQQSNCSLDWTVLKVLQWTTQYFQTHGIDSPRLTAEILLAHALQTSRLSLYLHYDQPLSLPERDCFKKLIQRRRQREPVAYITGKKGFFDLDLAVATDVLIPRPETETLIETALDVIPKSGEGFCWQILDAGTGSGAIVLSLARERAGHRYWATDRSMAALHIARQNAVQTGIGNICWVCADWLDAFCGQGPCLDLIVSNPPYIPSAEIDRLEPEVCRYEPRMALDGGIDGFDAIRRIVEGAIRVLKPGGFLMMEIGYDQGMAVCGLLESAAAFEAIGVRKDLGGRDRVILARKKTD, from the coding sequence ATGGCACAACAACAGAGCAACTGTTCGCTTGATTGGACTGTTCTGAAGGTCCTGCAATGGACCACGCAGTATTTTCAGACCCATGGGATCGACAGCCCGCGTCTTACAGCCGAAATTCTACTGGCGCATGCCCTGCAAACCAGTCGTCTTTCGCTCTACCTGCACTACGACCAGCCCCTTTCCCTGCCCGAGCGCGATTGCTTCAAAAAATTGATCCAGCGAAGACGCCAGCGGGAGCCCGTGGCCTATATTACCGGCAAAAAGGGGTTTTTCGATCTGGATCTGGCGGTTGCCACGGATGTGCTGATCCCGAGGCCGGAGACCGAAACCCTGATCGAGACAGCCCTGGATGTCATACCGAAGAGTGGAGAGGGTTTCTGCTGGCAAATTCTGGATGCAGGCACCGGATCGGGTGCCATCGTGCTGAGCCTCGCCAGAGAAAGGGCAGGGCACCGGTATTGGGCAACCGACCGGTCCATGGCCGCATTGCACATTGCACGCCAAAACGCTGTGCAAACCGGGATCGGGAACATTTGCTGGGTATGCGCCGACTGGCTCGATGCATTTTGTGGCCAAGGGCCCTGTCTCGATCTCATTGTCTCCAATCCTCCTTACATCCCATCCGCAGAAATCGATCGGCTTGAACCGGAGGTGTGCCGCTATGAGCCCAGGATGGCCCTGGACGGGGGCATAGACGGTTTCGACGCGATCCGCAGGATTGTGGAAGGCGCCATCCGCGTGCTGAAACCGGGAGGATTTCTGATGATGGAAATCGGCTACGACCAGGGGATGGCCGTTTGCGGGCTGCTCGAATCCGCTGCGGCATTTGAGGCCATTGGCGTCCGGAAGGATCTGGGCGGTCGTGACCGGGTCATTCTGGCGAGAAAGAAGACCGATTGA
- the rpmE gene encoding 50S ribosomal protein L31 gives MKPDIHPKYQQTVIKCACGNVIEVGSTKSDISVEICSKCHPFFTGKQKLIDTAGRIERFRKKYEKFQK, from the coding sequence ATGAAACCCGATATTCATCCCAAATATCAGCAAACCGTGATCAAATGCGCTTGTGGAAATGTCATCGAAGTCGGTTCGACGAAATCGGATATTTCCGTGGAAATCTGTTCCAAATGCCATCCTTTCTTTACAGGCAAGCAGAAGCTCATTGACACGGCAGGCCGGATCGAACGTTTCCGTAAAAAATACGAGAAGTTCCAGAAATAA
- a CDS encoding transporter substrate-binding domain-containing protein, translated as MNGYRLNAGLIWSAALVALVCCWYSILPAMAGEIQNKLVSESMIEQAMKRGTLRVGMSTFVPWAMTAKNGDLIGFEIDVAKRLAQDMGVKIEFVPTKWAGIIPALLTGKFDIIIGGMGIRPDRNLKVNFSIPYDHTGQAIVANKTLAAGFKSIEDFNKPDVTIALRLGSTAVTAVKQFMPKAKMTLFDDEAQAYQEALNGKAHAVVGSAPTPAFYAIKYPDKLFLPIEGTFTQEPIGFAVRKGDFDTVNYLDNWITVVAAEGWLKERKHYWFETKDWEGLVQ; from the coding sequence ATGAACGGCTATCGACTCAATGCGGGACTGATCTGGAGCGCTGCGCTGGTTGCCCTGGTTTGCTGCTGGTATTCGATCCTTCCGGCAATGGCTGGCGAAATCCAGAACAAACTGGTATCCGAAAGCATGATCGAGCAGGCCATGAAGCGGGGCACACTGCGGGTAGGCATGTCCACGTTCGTGCCCTGGGCCATGACCGCAAAAAACGGCGATCTCATCGGTTTTGAAATCGATGTCGCCAAACGGCTGGCACAGGACATGGGCGTCAAGATCGAATTTGTCCCCACCAAGTGGGCGGGCATCATTCCAGCCCTTCTGACCGGCAAATTTGACATCATCATCGGCGGCATGGGCATCCGCCCGGATCGCAATCTCAAGGTCAATTTTTCCATACCGTACGACCATACCGGCCAGGCCATCGTGGCCAACAAAACCCTGGCTGCAGGATTCAAATCCATAGAAGACTTCAACAAGCCCGATGTCACCATTGCGCTCCGTCTCGGCTCTACGGCGGTAACGGCAGTCAAGCAATTCATGCCCAAAGCCAAAATGACGCTCTTCGATGACGAGGCGCAGGCCTACCAGGAAGCGCTGAACGGCAAGGCCCACGCGGTGGTCGGCTCGGCGCCGACGCCGGCCTTCTATGCCATCAAATACCCGGACAAGCTCTTCTTGCCGATCGAAGGGACATTTACGCAGGAGCCCATCGGTTTTGCCGTGCGGAAAGGGGATTTCGACACCGTCAATTATCTCGACAACTGGATCACGGTCGTTGCTGCGGAAGGATGGCTCAAGGAAAGAAAACACTACTGGTTCGAAACGAAGGATTGGGAAGGGCTTGTGCAGTAA
- the rho gene encoding transcription termination factor Rho, with translation MNINDLKDKRIGELTQIAKELNIHGAAGLRKQELIFAILQSQIEKNGFLFGEGTLEILPDGFGFLRAPSSNYLPGPDDIYVSPSQIRRFNLRTGDTISGQIRQPKESERYFALLKVESVNYEDPELARDKILFDNLTPLYPNRKFNLETTPDNYSSRILDLMIPLGFGQRSLIVSPPRSGKTMLLQNIANSIIANHKDVMPFILLIDERPEEVTDMERNVNAEVISSTFDEPSERHVQVAEMVIEKAKRLVEHKKDVVIMLDSITRLARAYNAVVPPSGKLLSGGVDANALQRPKRFFGAARNIEEGGSLTIIATALIDTGSRMDEVIFEEFKGTGNMEIQLDRKLSDKRVFPAIDIKKSGTRKEELLLDEETLNRVWILRKLLTSLNPVDSLEFLLEKMSGTKDNKQFLMSMNS, from the coding sequence ATGAACATCAATGACTTGAAGGACAAAAGAATCGGAGAATTGACTCAGATCGCCAAAGAATTGAATATTCACGGGGCAGCTGGTCTTCGCAAGCAGGAATTGATTTTTGCAATTCTCCAATCCCAGATCGAGAAAAACGGATTTCTTTTCGGTGAGGGTACACTGGAGATTCTTCCCGACGGGTTCGGTTTTCTCAGGGCGCCCAGTTCCAATTACCTGCCTGGTCCGGACGATATCTATGTCTCTCCTTCCCAGATCCGGCGCTTCAATCTTCGGACGGGCGACACGATATCGGGGCAGATTCGGCAACCCAAGGAGTCCGAAAGATATTTCGCCTTGCTCAAGGTGGAATCGGTCAATTACGAGGATCCTGAACTGGCCAGGGACAAAATTCTCTTCGACAACCTCACGCCTCTCTACCCCAACCGGAAATTCAATCTGGAAACGACGCCCGACAACTATTCCAGCCGAATCCTCGATCTGATGATTCCGCTTGGATTCGGCCAACGATCCCTGATCGTTTCTCCGCCCCGATCCGGTAAAACCATGCTGCTGCAGAACATCGCCAACAGCATCATCGCCAATCACAAGGATGTCATGCCTTTCATATTGCTGATCGACGAGCGGCCGGAGGAAGTGACGGACATGGAACGCAACGTCAATGCCGAGGTGATCAGCTCGACGTTCGACGAACCTTCCGAGCGGCATGTCCAGGTGGCGGAGATGGTGATCGAAAAGGCCAAGCGGCTGGTGGAGCACAAAAAGGATGTCGTCATCATGCTCGATTCGATCACCCGGTTGGCCAGGGCATACAATGCCGTCGTGCCGCCCAGCGGCAAGCTGCTCTCGGGCGGGGTGGACGCCAATGCGCTGCAGCGGCCGAAGCGGTTTTTCGGCGCCGCCCGAAACATCGAAGAAGGCGGGTCGCTGACGATCATCGCTACAGCGCTCATTGATACGGGAAGCCGAATGGACGAAGTGATTTTCGAGGAATTCAAGGGGACTGGAAACATGGAAATCCAGCTCGACCGGAAACTGTCCGACAAGCGGGTGTTCCCTGCCATCGATATCAAGAAATCCGGAACGAGAAAGGAAGAGCTGCTCCTCGATGAAGAGACCCTGAACCGTGTCTGGATTTTGCGAAAATTGCTGACATCGCTCAACCCAGTCGACAGTCTTGAATTTCTTCTTGAAAAAATGAGTGGAACTAAGGATAATAAACAGTTTCTAATGTCGATGAATTCCTGA
- a CDS encoding ACT domain-containing protein yields MVRTEISLFLKNVPGELGKLAALLANANINIDALTIQDASSYVKELFQARGKSLKRIASVASYNSIRKDSSEYALIRILVDHTDKAIDLLSRNDYLFDIMPVIAIELENRPGVLAEISNKFGQEGININYVYGSVSSPDSKCLFVFCPEDIDLASKIFAPEST; encoded by the coding sequence ATGGTCCGCACGGAAATTTCCCTGTTTCTCAAAAACGTCCCGGGTGAGCTGGGCAAACTGGCCGCCCTGCTGGCCAATGCAAACATCAACATCGACGCGCTGACGATCCAGGATGCATCGAGCTACGTCAAGGAACTCTTTCAAGCCCGGGGGAAATCCCTCAAACGGATCGCTTCCGTGGCCAGTTACAATTCCATCCGGAAAGATTCCTCCGAATACGCCCTGATCCGGATTCTGGTCGATCATACGGACAAGGCCATCGATCTGCTGAGCCGGAACGACTATCTTTTCGACATCATGCCCGTAATCGCCATCGAGCTGGAAAACAGACCCGGCGTTCTTGCGGAAATCTCAAACAAATTCGGGCAGGAAGGCATCAACATCAATTATGTCTACGGCTCCGTCTCCTCACCGGATTCCAAATGCCTTTTCGTCTTCTGTCCGGAAGACATCGATCTGGCTTCTAAAATTTTTGCACCCGAATCCACCTGA
- the rpsB gene encoding 30S ribosomal protein S2, whose product MAYLTMKELLEAGVHFGHQTKRWNPKMKPYIFGARNGIYIIDLQKTVRMFKNVYDFVRDTVAGGHSVLFVGTKKQARETIHDEALRSNMFFVNNRWLGGMMTNFTTIKKSIDRLNHLNQIEADGSINLYPKKERLQLAKERQRLDATLGGIKDMVKLPGALFVVDSKNEAIAVREGRRLNIPIVAIADTNCDPDEIDYLIPGNDDAIRSIKLITSRIADACLEGKSRFEEKRQAQTDKAEEAASAMEGSELKPGERKVIQDGEDGAVVEVIKRKASYRYTEEEEETGAL is encoded by the coding sequence ATGGCTTACTTGACGATGAAGGAATTGCTCGAGGCAGGCGTCCATTTCGGACATCAGACCAAACGCTGGAACCCGAAAATGAAACCGTACATTTTCGGCGCAAGAAACGGTATTTACATCATCGATCTGCAGAAAACCGTGCGCATGTTCAAGAACGTCTATGATTTCGTTCGAGACACGGTTGCAGGTGGGCATAGCGTGCTCTTTGTCGGCACAAAGAAACAGGCCCGCGAAACCATTCACGACGAAGCCCTGCGCTCCAACATGTTTTTTGTCAACAATCGATGGCTGGGCGGGATGATGACCAATTTCACCACCATCAAAAAAAGCATCGATCGGCTGAACCATTTGAATCAAATCGAAGCGGACGGCTCCATCAACCTGTATCCGAAAAAGGAACGCCTTCAGCTTGCCAAGGAAAGACAGCGGCTCGATGCGACGCTCGGCGGCATCAAGGATATGGTCAAGCTTCCCGGTGCGTTGTTTGTCGTGGATTCCAAGAACGAGGCAATTGCCGTTCGGGAAGGCCGACGGCTCAATATCCCGATTGTCGCCATAGCGGATACCAATTGCGACCCCGATGAAATCGATTACCTCATTCCCGGTAACGACGATGCCATTCGATCCATCAAATTGATCACCTCCCGTATCGCCGATGCCTGTCTCGAAGGCAAGAGCCGTTTCGAGGAAAAGCGGCAGGCGCAAACCGACAAGGCCGAAGAAGCCGCATCTGCCATGGAAGGAAGCGAGCTGAAACCGGGTGAACGAAAGGTGATCCAGGACGGGGAAGACGGCGCTGTGGTTGAAGTGATCAAGCGCAAAGCGAGCTACCGTTACACGGAAGAAGAAGAGGAAACGGGAGCGCTATAA
- a CDS encoding amino acid ABC transporter ATP-binding protein: MTVNSDPNAALPIIAVERIFKRFPNGVVALHDFSMHVQRSEVVVIIGPSGSGKSTLLRCLNGLEDIDSGTITIDGILLDHSKQNRLAIRKEVGMVFQQFNLFPHLTVLENINLAQQLVRKKSKVESTETSMALLTKIAIADKAHAYPSELSGGQQQRVAIARALAMMPKIMLFDEATSALDPEMIGEVLEVMKLLASEGMTMVVVTHEMGFARDVSDRVLFMENGQLIESGSPDQIFLNPVEPRTREFLSQIKIC, from the coding sequence ATGACGGTGAATAGCGATCCAAACGCTGCCCTGCCCATCATTGCGGTCGAACGTATTTTCAAGCGCTTTCCCAATGGCGTTGTCGCACTTCATGATTTCAGCATGCATGTCCAGCGAAGCGAGGTGGTGGTCATCATCGGGCCATCCGGTTCCGGAAAATCCACGCTGCTGCGCTGTCTGAACGGTCTCGAGGACATCGATTCCGGAACGATCACCATCGACGGCATTTTGCTCGATCATTCCAAACAGAACCGGCTGGCCATCCGCAAGGAAGTCGGAATGGTCTTCCAGCAGTTCAATCTTTTCCCGCATCTCACGGTCCTGGAAAACATCAATCTGGCGCAGCAACTGGTTCGGAAGAAAAGCAAGGTGGAATCGACGGAAACATCGATGGCCCTGCTTACCAAAATCGCCATTGCAGACAAGGCCCATGCCTACCCTTCCGAGCTGAGCGGCGGCCAGCAGCAGCGGGTCGCCATTGCACGGGCCCTTGCCATGATGCCGAAAATCATGCTTTTCGACGAGGCCACCAGCGCGCTCGATCCGGAAATGATCGGTGAAGTGCTGGAGGTGATGAAACTGCTGGCAAGCGAGGGCATGACGATGGTTGTGGTGACGCACGAGATGGGATTTGCCAGAGATGTGAGCGATCGTGTCCTTTTCATGGAAAACGGCCAATTGATCGAAAGCGGCAGCCCGGATCAGATTTTTCTGAATCCCGTCGAACCAAGGACCCGGGAATTCCTGAGTCAAATCAAGATTTGCTGA
- a CDS encoding amino acid ABC transporter permease, producing the protein MKYRWTILDTVIAAAILATLSFAAWRIVSSLNYRWNWAGLWGYVLRTDPATGKLGAGLLLQGLCTTIRLSIWAMLIAIPLGLIVALLRLSQRLFNRLIGRTFLELVRNTPPIVIIFIGYYFFSEKLLPVIDPAVITTIFPTTMIAWIEFLFGPLRHLSPFLSATISIAIIEAVYIAEIIRAGIAGIDRGQFEAADALGLSRMQRLQHVILPQAIRNILPPLSGQFISTIKDSAIVSVISIRELCFQGTEIISATYLNFETWITITAMYAVLTFGLSYVISRMERRVRKHAASTLFRTQS; encoded by the coding sequence ATGAAATATCGATGGACCATCCTGGATACGGTGATCGCAGCCGCCATCCTTGCGACCCTGTCGTTCGCCGCCTGGCGCATCGTCAGCTCGCTCAATTACCGGTGGAACTGGGCGGGCCTGTGGGGGTATGTCCTGCGCACCGACCCGGCCACCGGAAAACTCGGCGCCGGTCTGCTGCTGCAGGGACTTTGCACCACGATCCGGCTCAGCATCTGGGCCATGCTCATCGCCATCCCCCTGGGACTGATCGTTGCGCTGCTGCGCCTGAGCCAGCGTCTTTTCAACCGGTTGATCGGGCGCACCTTCCTGGAGCTGGTCCGCAACACGCCGCCCATCGTCATTATCTTCATCGGCTATTATTTTTTCAGCGAAAAGCTGCTTCCCGTCATCGATCCCGCTGTAATCACCACGATTTTCCCCACCACCATGATCGCCTGGATCGAATTTCTTTTCGGGCCGCTGCGCCATCTGTCGCCTTTTCTGTCGGCCACAATCAGCATCGCGATCATCGAAGCAGTCTACATTGCCGAAATCATCCGGGCAGGCATCGCAGGCATCGACCGTGGACAGTTCGAGGCAGCCGACGCGCTCGGGCTTTCCCGCATGCAGCGGCTGCAGCATGTCATTCTGCCCCAGGCCATCCGCAATATCCTGCCTCCGCTATCCGGGCAGTTCATTTCCACCATCAAGGATTCAGCCATCGTTTCGGTGATTTCCATCCGGGAACTCTGTTTCCAGGGCACGGAAATCATCTCCGCAACCTATCTGAATTTCGAGACATGGATCACCATTACCGCCATGTATGCGGTTTTGACATTTGGTCTTTCCTATGTCATATCCCGTATGGAGCGTCGCGTTCGCAAACATGCGGCATCCACCCTTTTTCGAACGCAATCCTAA
- a CDS encoding amino acid ABC transporter permease → MAFLVGGENGSGYHWQWYRVSRYLVERADGRLIWGPLIQGLGLTLLLSGISLVLCFLIGLAAALLRLSHSIVARSASAFYTEFIRNTPLLVQLFFIYFVLGPIFNIPKMTSAVLALSLFEGAYAGEIIRSGITSIQKGQWEAAYSLGLDLEQTYRWIVLPQAIRRVLPPLTSQAVSLIKDSSLVSAIAVADLTLQGQIIIADTFLTFEIWFTVAAMYLIVTTSLSFLSSWVEHRMDGRGR, encoded by the coding sequence GTGGCCTTTCTGGTGGGCGGAGAAAACGGGTCGGGCTATCACTGGCAATGGTACAGGGTCAGCCGCTATCTGGTCGAACGAGCCGATGGCCGGCTGATCTGGGGACCTTTAATTCAGGGACTCGGCCTGACGCTGCTGCTTTCCGGAATCAGTCTGGTGCTCTGTTTCCTGATCGGACTGGCGGCCGCCCTTCTCCGCCTGTCCCATTCGATCGTCGCCCGGAGCGCTTCCGCTTTCTATACGGAATTCATCCGGAATACGCCGCTTCTGGTCCAGTTGTTCTTCATCTATTTCGTGCTCGGTCCGATTTTCAACATCCCGAAAATGACATCCGCCGTGCTTGCGCTCAGCCTCTTCGAAGGCGCGTATGCAGGCGAAATCATCCGTTCGGGTATTACGAGCATCCAGAAAGGTCAATGGGAGGCCGCCTACAGTCTGGGATTGGATTTGGAACAAACCTACCGGTGGATCGTTCTGCCACAGGCCATTCGCCGCGTGCTCCCGCCGCTCACCAGCCAGGCCGTCTCCCTGATCAAGGATTCTTCCCTGGTCAGCGCCATCGCCGTTGCAGACCTCACGCTCCAGGGCCAGATCATCATCGCAGACACGTTTCTGACCTTCGAAATCTGGTTCACGGTCGCAGCCATGTACCTGATCGTCACCACATCCCTTTCCTTTCTGTCCTCCTGGGTGGAGCATCGCATGGATGGAAGGGGCAGATGA
- the pyrH gene encoding UMP kinase has protein sequence MSRPVYHRVLLKLSGEALMGNQGFGIDPEMIRYVAEEIRSVVDLGVQIAIVVGGGNIFRGIAASSFGMDRTSADHMGMLATVINSLALQDALERKGITTRVQSAIAMHQVAEPFIVRRAIRHLEKGRAVIFAAGTGNPYFTTDTAAALRAQEIHADILMKATKVDGIYDADPKLHPDASFIAEIGYMEVLEKQLKVMDMTAISLAMDNRLPLAVFNLSTAGNIRKIVCGERAGTRIVAR, from the coding sequence TTGAGCAGACCCGTCTACCATCGTGTATTGCTGAAGCTGAGCGGAGAAGCCCTGATGGGAAATCAGGGCTTCGGCATCGATCCGGAAATGATCCGCTATGTTGCGGAGGAAATTCGCTCTGTCGTTGATCTTGGTGTGCAGATCGCTATCGTGGTGGGCGGCGGAAATATCTTCCGGGGTATTGCGGCAAGCTCCTTCGGAATGGATCGCACCTCAGCAGACCACATGGGCATGCTGGCCACTGTCATCAACAGCCTTGCCCTTCAGGATGCGCTCGAGCGAAAAGGGATTACGACCCGGGTGCAAAGCGCCATCGCCATGCATCAGGTGGCCGAACCGTTCATCGTGCGGCGCGCCATCCGCCACCTGGAAAAAGGGCGGGCCGTGATTTTTGCGGCGGGTACCGGCAACCCGTATTTTACCACCGATACGGCCGCAGCCCTGCGCGCCCAGGAAATCCATGCCGATATTCTGATGAAGGCCACCAAAGTCGATGGGATATACGATGCCGATCCAAAACTCCATCCCGATGCGTCCTTCATTGCCGAAATCGGCTATATGGAAGTGTTGGAAAAACAGCTCAAAGTCATGGACATGACGGCCATTTCGCTCGCCATGGACAACCGGCTTCCCTTGGCGGTGTTCAACCTTTCGACGGCGGGCAATATCCGCAAAATTGTGTGCGGTGAACGTGCCGGCACCCGGATTGTCGCCAGATAA